The proteins below are encoded in one region of Arvicanthis niloticus isolate mArvNil1 unplaced genomic scaffold, mArvNil1.pat.X pat_scaffold_1128_arrow_ctg1, whole genome shotgun sequence:
- the LOC117701471 gene encoding LOW QUALITY PROTEIN: aquaporin-2-like (The sequence of the model RefSeq protein was modified relative to this genomic sequence to represent the inferred CDS: inserted 1 base in 1 codon): MWELRSIAFSRAVLAEFLATLLFVFFGLGSALQWASSPPSVLQIAVAFGLGIGTLVQALGHVSGAHINPAVTVACLVGCHVSFLRAAFYVAAQLLGAVAGAAILHEITPVEIRGDLAVNALHNNATAGQAVTVELFLTMQLVLCIFASTDERRGDNLGSPALSIGXSVTLGHLLGIYFTGCSMNPARSLAPAVVTGKFDDHWVFWIGPLVGAIIGSLLYNYLLFPSAKSLQERLAVLKGLEPDTDWEEREVRRRQSVELHSPQSLPRGSKA; this comes from the exons ATGTGGGAACTCCGATCCATAGCCTTCTCCCGAGCGGTGCTGGCCGAGTTCCTGGCCACgctcctttttgtcttcttcggCCTTGGCTCAGCCCTCCAGTGGGCCAGCTCCCCACCCTCTGTGCTCCAGATCGCCGTGGCTTTTGGTCTGGGCATCGGCACCCTGGTTCAGGCTCTGGGCCATGTCAGCGGGGCCCACATCAACCCTGCTGTGACAGTGGCATGCCTGGTGGGCTGCCATGTCTCCTTCCTTCGAGCTGCCTTCTATGTGGCGGCCCAGCTGCTGGGGGCTGTGGCTGGGGCGGCAATCCTTCATGAGATCACTCCAGTAGAAATCCGCGGGGACCTGGCTGTCAATGCT CTCCACAACAACGCAACAGCTGGCCAGGCGGTGACTGTGGAACTCTTCCTCACCATGCAGCTGGTACTGTGCATCTTTGCCTCCACCGATGAGCGCCGCGGTGACAACCTGGGTAGCCCTGCCCTCTCCATTG TCTCTGTTACCCTGGGCCACCTCCTTGGG ATCTATTTCACCGGCTGCTCCATGAATCCAGCCCGTTCCCTGGCTCCAGCAGTTGTCACTGGCAAGTTTGATGATCACTGG GTCTTCTGGATCGGACCCCTGGTGGGCGCCATCATCGGCTCCCTCCTCTACAACTACCTGCTGTTCCCCTCGGCAAAGAGCCTGCAGGAGCGCCTGGCAGTGCTCAAGGGCCTGGAACCCGACACCGACTGGGAGGAACGCGAAGTGCGGCGGCGGCAGTCGGTGGAGCTCCACTCTCCGCAGAGCCTGCCGCGCGGCAGCAAGGCCTGA